One Ralstonia insidiosa genomic region harbors:
- the prfA gene encoding peptide chain release factor 1, with product MKPSMLSKLDQLAERIIEINALLAREDATANLDQYRKLTREHAELEPVVAQFAAWKQAEDDIATAQELLGDPDMKAFAEDELRAARERLEALEGELQRLLLPKDPNDHRNIFVEIRAGTGGDESALFAGDLLRMYTRFAERQRWQVEIVSESPSDLGGYKEVIARLVGEGAYSRLKFESGGHRVQRVPATEAQGRIHTSACTVAVMPEADALADIQINPADLRIDTFRASGAGGQHINKTDSAVRITHLPTGLVVECQDDRSQHRNKDRAMQVLAARLKDRQEREAQAKEASARKSLIGSGDRSDRIRTYNFPQGRVTDHRINLTLYKIDAIMDGDLDELVGALAAEHQAEQLAALGEDI from the coding sequence ATGAAGCCCAGCATGCTGTCCAAGCTCGACCAACTGGCCGAGCGCATCATCGAAATCAACGCGCTGCTCGCGCGCGAAGACGCCACCGCCAACCTCGACCAATACCGCAAGCTCACGCGTGAACACGCCGAGCTGGAACCCGTGGTCGCACAGTTCGCGGCGTGGAAGCAGGCTGAGGACGACATTGCCACCGCGCAGGAGCTGCTGGGCGATCCGGACATGAAGGCGTTTGCCGAAGACGAACTCCGTGCCGCGCGCGAACGGCTTGAGGCACTCGAAGGCGAACTGCAGCGCCTGCTGCTGCCCAAAGACCCGAACGACCACCGCAACATCTTCGTGGAAATCCGCGCGGGCACGGGCGGCGATGAATCCGCGCTCTTCGCGGGCGACCTGCTGCGCATGTACACGCGCTTTGCCGAGCGCCAGCGCTGGCAGGTGGAGATTGTCAGCGAATCGCCGTCGGACCTGGGCGGCTACAAGGAAGTGATCGCGCGGCTGGTGGGCGAAGGCGCATATTCGCGGCTGAAGTTCGAATCGGGCGGCCACCGCGTGCAGCGCGTGCCAGCCACCGAGGCGCAGGGGCGCATCCATACCTCCGCCTGCACCGTGGCCGTGATGCCCGAGGCCGATGCGCTGGCTGACATCCAGATCAACCCGGCGGACCTGCGCATCGACACGTTCCGCGCATCCGGCGCGGGCGGTCAGCACATCAACAAGACGGACTCGGCCGTGCGCATCACCCACCTGCCGACCGGCCTGGTGGTGGAGTGCCAGGACGACCGCAGCCAGCACCGCAACAAGGACCGCGCCATGCAAGTCCTGGCCGCCCGCCTGAAAGACCGCCAGGAGCGCGAGGCACAGGCCAAGGAGGCCAGCGCCCGCAAGAGCCTGATCGGCTCAGGCGACCGCTCCGACCGCATCCGCACGTACAACTTCCCGCAGGGCCGTGTGACCGACCACCGCATCAACCTGACGCTGTACAAGATCGACGCGATCATGGACGGCGACTTGGATGAACTGGTGGGCGCACTGGCCGCCGAGCACCAAGCCGAGCAGCTTGCTGCACTGGGCGAGGACATCTAA
- the hemA gene encoding glutamyl-tRNA reductase: protein MQLLTLGINHHTAPLSLREKVAFPLEQLKPALGTLRQHLPHLKSTAEAAILSTCNRTELYFATDGNLPEETAHEHAIRWLAQHHNVDASELAPHVYSLGQSLAVRHAFRVASGLDSMVLGETQILGQMKDAVRTATEAGALGTYLNQLFQRTFAVAKEVRGTTEIGAHSVSMAAAAVRLAQRIFESIAEQRVLFIGAGEMIELCATHFAAQKPRELVIANRTLERGEKLAEALSNQGLNARAVRLAELPTKLAEFDIVVSCTASTLPIIGLGAVERAIKQRRHRPMFMVDLAVPRDIEPEVARLSDIFLYTVDDLGAIVREGNALRQAAVAQAEAIIETRVQNFMHWLDARSVVPVIRDLHAQAETLRQGELERAQRMLARGDDPALVLEALSQALTKKFLHGPTHALNHAQGEGREQLIDLLPALFRQSSHSER from the coding sequence ATGCAGTTGCTGACGCTCGGAATCAACCACCACACTGCGCCGCTTTCCCTGCGCGAGAAGGTGGCGTTTCCGCTCGAACAGCTCAAGCCCGCGCTGGGCACGCTGCGTCAGCACCTGCCGCACCTCAAGAGCACGGCCGAAGCGGCCATCCTCTCCACCTGCAACCGCACCGAGCTCTACTTTGCGACCGACGGCAACCTGCCTGAAGAGACCGCGCATGAGCACGCCATTCGTTGGCTGGCGCAGCACCACAACGTCGACGCCAGCGAACTCGCGCCCCACGTGTATTCGCTGGGTCAATCGTTGGCTGTGCGCCACGCATTTCGCGTGGCCAGCGGGCTCGACTCGATGGTGTTGGGCGAGACGCAGATCCTCGGTCAAATGAAAGATGCCGTGCGCACCGCGACTGAGGCCGGCGCGCTGGGCACGTACCTGAATCAGCTATTCCAGCGCACCTTCGCGGTGGCCAAGGAAGTGCGCGGCACGACGGAGATCGGCGCGCATTCCGTGTCGATGGCCGCTGCCGCCGTGCGCCTAGCGCAGCGCATCTTCGAATCGATTGCCGAGCAGCGCGTGCTGTTCATCGGCGCCGGCGAGATGATCGAGCTGTGCGCCACCCACTTCGCCGCGCAAAAACCGCGCGAGCTGGTGATTGCCAACCGGACGCTGGAGCGCGGCGAGAAGCTGGCCGAAGCGCTGTCGAACCAGGGCCTGAACGCCCGCGCCGTGCGCCTGGCCGAACTGCCGACCAAGCTGGCCGAGTTCGACATCGTCGTCTCATGCACGGCCAGCACGCTGCCCATCATCGGCCTGGGTGCGGTGGAGCGCGCCATCAAGCAGCGCCGCCACCGCCCGATGTTCATGGTCGACCTGGCCGTGCCGCGCGACATCGAACCCGAAGTCGCACGCCTGTCGGACATCTTCCTCTACACCGTGGACGACCTCGGCGCCATCGTGCGCGAGGGCAACGCACTGCGGCAGGCCGCCGTCGCGCAGGCCGAGGCCATCATCGAGACGCGTGTGCAGAATTTCATGCACTGGCTCGATGCGCGCAGCGTGGTGCCTGTCATCCGCGACTTGCACGCGCAGGCCGAAACGCTGCGTCAGGGCGAGCTGGAACGCGCGCAGCGCATGCTCGCGCGCGGCGATGATCCGGCGCTCGTGCTCGAAGCGCTGTCGCAGGCGCTCACCAAGAAATTCCTCCACGGCCCGACGCATGCGCTGAACCACGCGCAGGGCGAGGGCCGCGAACAGCTCATCGACCTGCTGCCGGCACTGTTCCGCCAGTCCAGCCACTCCGAGCGCTAG
- a CDS encoding GlsB/YeaQ/YmgE family stress response membrane protein codes for MGWIAPLWIGLAVGAAARWLYPGGKRLGWLAALLAGVIGALVGYYGGQFAHLYADGQIMAWTAAVIGAMVVPAAWGLLRGGR; via the coding sequence ATGGGGTGGATCGCGCCGCTATGGATCGGGCTGGCAGTGGGCGCTGCGGCGCGTTGGCTGTATCCGGGCGGCAAACGCCTCGGCTGGCTGGCTGCGTTGTTGGCTGGCGTGATCGGCGCGTTGGTTGGCTACTACGGAGGCCAGTTTGCGCACCTGTATGCCGACGGGCAGATCATGGCGTGGACGGCCGCGGTGATCGGCGCGATGGTGGTGCCGGCTGCGTGGGGTTTGCTGCGGGGCGGCCGCTGA
- a CDS encoding DKNYY domain-containing protein has protein sequence MRRAWRAGLLAIGAMLLGLPVAGLAYTVRSCTEYWYPPAKPGQSISDLRPERTNACRKHAIEMRSDRFGVIDGQGYFITTDVNTSRACAGGGPAFNPSCLIPGPLQRNAVSEVRNYYRLTSNGASLRPLGQGYATDSRTVFSYTSPIAGADAASFQVFTPEGAAADAAWARDRTRIYHDETPVPGMVPGPVTVFDETFAVNGGRVYEIDALDGIKPRPDVRPNLTVLAFAQPLYSNVISDGQHIFVKGKPLDGVRAASFQMLPSTCPVPGLPELKCRTELVRNTTASNFRIARSGNDILYFGEVYKVVRIRNAPDFVYFQVADSDELLGLSGNRLFQLEEMGSALGDTVIGRPYVGRLNGPVAGYLVDETGFISLHDLERGSGPLCGQVSDLATPERDGVSRFGPMKRLPEAQVPAGFKIAFENTRYRYLFANPRQSTEFDTVIDLRDGRRMRANWCGDGIQPQVVRR, from the coding sequence ATGCGGCGTGCATGGCGGGCCGGTCTGCTCGCCATCGGCGCGATGTTGCTGGGGCTGCCGGTGGCCGGACTGGCCTATACGGTGCGCAGTTGTACCGAGTATTGGTATCCGCCCGCCAAGCCTGGGCAATCCATCTCCGATCTGCGGCCAGAGCGCACCAACGCTTGCCGCAAGCATGCGATCGAGATGCGCAGCGACCGTTTTGGCGTGATCGACGGCCAGGGCTACTTCATCACCACCGATGTGAACACGTCACGTGCGTGCGCCGGCGGCGGGCCGGCGTTCAACCCGTCATGCCTGATCCCCGGGCCCCTTCAGCGCAATGCGGTGTCGGAGGTCCGCAACTACTACCGGCTGACGTCGAATGGCGCGAGCCTGCGCCCGCTCGGTCAGGGCTATGCGACCGATAGTCGCACGGTGTTCTCCTACACTTCGCCGATTGCCGGTGCGGATGCAGCCAGCTTCCAGGTCTTCACGCCGGAGGGCGCGGCTGCTGATGCCGCCTGGGCCCGGGACCGCACGCGCATCTACCACGACGAGACGCCCGTGCCGGGCATGGTGCCGGGGCCGGTGACGGTGTTTGACGAGACCTTCGCTGTCAACGGTGGCCGGGTCTATGAGATCGATGCACTGGACGGCATCAAGCCGCGCCCCGATGTGCGGCCCAACCTGACTGTCCTGGCTTTTGCGCAGCCGCTGTACTCCAACGTGATCAGCGATGGCCAGCACATCTTCGTGAAGGGCAAGCCGCTGGATGGGGTGCGTGCGGCTTCATTCCAGATGCTGCCGTCGACGTGCCCGGTGCCGGGGCTGCCCGAGCTGAAATGCCGGACAGAACTCGTGCGCAACACCACCGCATCGAACTTCCGCATCGCCCGCAGTGGCAATGACATCCTGTACTTCGGCGAGGTCTACAAGGTCGTGCGCATTCGCAACGCGCCGGACTTCGTCTACTTCCAGGTCGCCGACAGTGACGAACTGCTGGGTCTCAGCGGCAATCGCCTGTTCCAGCTCGAGGAAATGGGTTCGGCGCTGGGCGATACCGTGATTGGCCGCCCCTATGTGGGCCGCCTGAACGGGCCGGTCGCCGGTTACCTCGTCGACGAGACCGGCTTTATCTCGCTGCATGATCTGGAGCGCGGCAGTGGTCCGCTGTGCGGTCAGGTGTCTGATCTCGCCACGCCCGAGCGCGATGGTGTGTCGCGTTTCGGCCCGATGAAACGCCTGCCCGAGGCCCAGGTGCCCGCTGGCTTCAAGATCGCGTTCGAGAACACGCGTTACCGCTACCTGTTCGCCAACCCGCGGCAGTCGACCGAATTCGACACGGTGATTGACCTGCGCGACGGCCGCCGTATGCGGGCCAACTGGTGCGGGGACGGCATTCAGCCGCAAGTGGTGCGGCGTTAG
- a CDS encoding basic amino acid ABC transporter substrate-binding protein has product MLIKRFVMAAAVLTTLAMAPGGASAEPTYIVGAGGTYRPFEFETPQKELTGFDIDLIKAIGKAGGFNVKLVNSPFEGIFAALNQGDRDIIISGLTITDQRKQMVDFSAPYFPASQVIITAPNAKIAGLADLKKRQVGVVASSAGDTAVSEELGRTSSAIKRFDNTPLMLEELYRGGVDAAVGDVGVIKFYVKSHPEKPFSLVSDAKFKPQYFGIAVKKGNKVVLDQINTGLKKVVADGTYAKIYKHWFDDNVPTLPQQ; this is encoded by the coding sequence ATGTTGATCAAGCGCTTCGTCATGGCCGCCGCTGTTCTGACCACCCTCGCCATGGCGCCAGGCGGCGCATCGGCGGAGCCCACCTACATCGTTGGCGCAGGCGGCACCTACCGCCCGTTCGAGTTCGAAACCCCGCAGAAGGAATTGACCGGTTTCGACATCGACCTTATCAAGGCGATTGGCAAGGCTGGCGGCTTCAACGTCAAGCTGGTCAACTCACCGTTTGAGGGTATTTTTGCTGCGCTCAACCAGGGCGACCGCGACATCATCATTTCGGGCCTCACCATTACCGACCAGCGCAAGCAGATGGTCGATTTTTCCGCGCCGTACTTTCCGGCCAGCCAGGTGATCATCACCGCGCCGAACGCCAAGATCGCCGGTCTGGCAGACCTGAAGAAGCGCCAGGTTGGCGTGGTGGCGTCGAGCGCCGGTGACACCGCGGTCTCCGAAGAACTGGGTCGCACCAGCTCGGCCATCAAGCGCTTCGACAACACGCCGCTGATGCTCGAAGAGCTGTACCGTGGCGGTGTCGATGCGGCGGTGGGCGATGTGGGCGTGATCAAGTTCTACGTCAAGAGCCACCCGGAAAAGCCCTTCAGCCTGGTCTCTGACGCGAAGTTCAAGCCGCAGTACTTCGGCATCGCGGTCAAGAAGGGCAACAAGGTGGTGCTCGACCAGATCAACACCGGCCTGAAGAAGGTTGTTGCCGACGGCACCTACGCCAAGATCTACAAGCACTGGTTTGACGACAACGTGCCGACGCTACCCCAACAATAA
- a CDS encoding amino acid ABC transporter permease: MGGFQWNIIGEYLPLFVEGTLMTLKCTVICVIAGTLLGLVLGVGRLAEARHGFYKYFLRYAVQYPVRFYVSFFRGTPLFVQILLIHFALMPLLINPADGWLISGELARDVRQQYGAFTSAVLAISLNAGAYVSEIFRAGIQSIDRGQSEAARSLGMTYMETLRRVVLPQAFRRMLPPLGNNAIAIVKDSSLASAIGLAELAYAARTVSGAYARYWEPYLTISLIYWAITLVLSAGVQHLEARYGKNDRR, encoded by the coding sequence ATGGGTGGGTTCCAGTGGAACATCATCGGCGAATATCTGCCGCTCTTCGTCGAGGGCACGCTGATGACGCTCAAGTGCACGGTGATCTGCGTGATCGCCGGCACGTTGCTCGGGCTGGTGCTCGGCGTTGGCCGGCTGGCCGAGGCGCGCCATGGCTTCTACAAGTATTTCCTGCGCTACGCGGTGCAGTATCCGGTGCGCTTCTATGTCAGCTTCTTTCGCGGCACGCCGCTGTTCGTGCAGATTCTGCTGATCCACTTTGCGCTGATGCCGTTGCTCATCAACCCGGCAGATGGCTGGCTCATCAGCGGTGAGCTGGCGCGTGATGTGCGGCAGCAGTACGGCGCGTTCACGTCGGCGGTGCTCGCCATCTCGCTGAATGCGGGCGCGTATGTGTCGGAAATCTTCCGCGCCGGCATCCAGTCGATCGACCGCGGCCAATCGGAGGCGGCGCGCTCGCTGGGCATGACCTACATGGAGACGCTGCGCCGCGTCGTGCTGCCGCAGGCGTTTCGCCGCATGCTGCCACCGCTAGGCAACAACGCCATCGCCATCGTCAAGGATTCGTCGCTGGCCTCGGCCATCGGTCTGGCGGAACTGGCCTATGCCGCACGCACCGTGTCGGGCGCGTATGCGCGCTACTGGGAGCCGTATCTGACGATCTCGCTCATCTACTGGGCAATCACGCTGGTCTTGTCGGCCGGGGTTCAACATCTGGAAGCGAGGTACGGCAAGAATGATCGTCGTTAA
- a CDS encoding amino acid ABC transporter ATP-binding protein, which yields MIVVNNLQKQYGNTHVLRGITCRIEEREVVCVIGPSGSGKSTFLRCLNGLETVSGGEVLVNGFHVEDPKTDLNKMRASVGMVFQRFNLFAHMSVLDNLVLAPMQVRRMKRDEAVIVAEQLLRKVGLLDKIDAHPSQLSGGQQQRVAIARALAMSPTVMLFDEPTSALDPELVGEVLEVMKSLAEEGMTMVVVTHEMAFAREVSDRVFFIDQGVIMEEGAPEQIFTAPKHERTREFLRKVL from the coding sequence ATGATCGTCGTTAACAACCTGCAGAAGCAGTACGGCAATACGCACGTGCTGCGCGGCATCACCTGCCGCATCGAAGAGCGCGAAGTGGTGTGCGTGATCGGCCCGTCGGGCTCGGGCAAGAGCACGTTCCTGCGCTGCCTGAACGGGCTGGAAACGGTCTCGGGCGGCGAGGTGCTGGTCAACGGTTTCCACGTGGAAGACCCGAAGACCGATCTGAACAAGATGCGCGCCAGCGTGGGCATGGTTTTCCAGCGCTTCAACCTGTTTGCGCATATGTCGGTGCTCGACAACCTCGTGCTCGCGCCGATGCAGGTGCGCCGCATGAAGCGCGACGAGGCCGTCATCGTGGCCGAGCAACTGCTGCGCAAGGTCGGCCTGCTCGACAAGATCGACGCGCACCCGAGCCAGCTTTCGGGCGGTCAGCAGCAGCGTGTGGCCATCGCCCGCGCGCTGGCGATGTCGCCCACCGTGATGCTGTTCGACGAACCCACGTCTGCGCTGGACCCGGAGCTCGTCGGCGAAGTGCTGGAGGTGATGAAGTCGCTGGCCGAAGAGGGCATGACGATGGTGGTCGTCACGCACGAAATGGCCTTCGCGCGGGAAGTGTCGGACCGCGTGTTCTTCATCGACCAGGGCGTGATCATGGAAGAGGGGGCGCCAGAGCAGATTTTCACGGCGCCCAAGCACGAGCGCACGCGCGAATTCCTGCGCAAGGTGTTGTAG